Sequence from the Rhodanobacteraceae bacterium genome:
CTTGCCATCCATGCCCTTGCGCACTCCGGGCTTTTCGGTGATCAACGTGGCGGAGTCGCGATCCAGCCCGCTGTTGAGTTCGGCGTCGGAACCTCCGCGCAGCACGATGGCGCGGTCGTCGCTGCCAGTGGCGGACAAGGTGGAACCCAGGCCCTCACTCATCGCCAGCAGGGCAGTCAGCACACCGACAACCCCGGCCAGTCCAACGACGATCACCAGGCTGGCTCCCAGACGCTCCGGCAGGTTGCGCAGATTCATCAGCGTAATGGACCAGATTTGCTTGATCATGGTGGGTTCCTCAGCGTCCGGCCAGTGCGTCTACGATGGAAAGCCGTTGCGCCCGCAGCGCCGGCAACAGTCCGACCAGAACCGCCATGATCACCATGGTGGCCAGGGCCTTGCCCCACACCTGCCAGCCGATCGGCAACGGCGGAAAGCCAATGCCGGCGGTCAAGCCCGGTCCCAGCAGCGCAGCGAGTCCCATTCCGGCAAAACCGCCCAAACACACCAGCAACAGCGCTTCGCCCAACACCAGCATCAGCACGGTGCTGTCTCCGAATCCGAGCGTCTTCAGCACCGCCAGTTCAGGAATGCGCTCGCGCACCGATTGCGCCATGGTATTGGCCGTCAGCAGCAGGATGGTGAACATCACGGCACTGAGGATGGAGCTGACGATGAGCCCGATATCGCCAATCTGGCGAGCAAAGCCCAGTTGAAACTCGCTTTCGGTCTGGGTCTTGGTCTCGTTGGCCGAATTCAGGAAACGCGCGTCGATGGCGGATGCCACCGATTCGATCACACTGGCGTCGGTCACCTGCACGTTGAAGATGCCGGCTCTGCCCTGTCCGAACTGGTTAGCTTCGTCGAAATAGTCGAAGTTGACGTAGATCTGCGAGTTGGTCTGACGCTGGTAGCTTTCATCGGCGCCGTCGAAAATGCCAACGATCTGGAACTGCCAGGTCTTGCTGCCATCCTTCTGCGGAAAGATGTTCGATTGAATGGGCACGCGATCGCCGATCTTGAAGCCGAAGCGATCTGCAAGGCCACGTCCCACCACGATGCTGTCGCGGGTGTTGATGAAGGCCTGCTTCTGTTCCTCAGGCATCACCCACTCCGGAAACATGGCCATCCAACGCGCCGGAGGAACGGCAAAGCCAAACACCTGATTCTTGGGGTCCTGGTAGATGGCACCGAACCATTGCCGCCAGCTGACCGCCTTGACCCCGGGAATGGCCTCGATCTCGGGCAGCATGCTCATGGGCAAGGACACCGTGAACGAGGTGCGTGCCTGGGTGACCAGACGGTTGTTGCCGGCTGCGCCGCTGCCGCTGCTGTTGAAGAGTACGCTGACGGCGGTGAGCAGGCCGAACAGCAGAAATGCGCTGAAGATCGACAGCATGGTCAATACCGTACGGGTCTTCTTGCGAAACAGGCTGGCGAATATCAGATTGAGATATTTCATGGCGGGCCTCAGTGAGCCGCTTCAGTCACCAGCGTGCCCTTGTCCAGGTGCACGGTGCGGTTGGCGTACTCGGCGGCCTTGGGATCATGCGTGACCATGACGATGGTCTTGCCGTATTCGCGATTGAGCCGCTGCAGCAGGGTCAGGATCTCATCGGCGGTGGTGCGGTCCAGATCGCCGGTCGGCTCGTCGCAGACCAGCAGGGTGGGATCGGAGACCAGCGCCCGGGCGATGGCCACACGCTGCTCCTGGCCGCCGGAGAGTTCGCGCGGCTTGTGCCGGGCGCGGTCCTTGAGGCCGACGATTTCCAGCGCCACCTGGGCCCGCTTGAGGCGCTCGGCGCCGCCCATCCTGGTCAGCAGCAAGGGCAGCTCGACATTGCGCTCGGCCGTCAGCACCGGCAGCAGATTGTAGAACTGGAACACGAAGCCTACGTTGCTGGCACGCCAGCGTGACAGCTCGCCACTGCTCAGGCGATCGATGCGCTTGCCATCGACCAGAATCTCGCCATTGGTGGGCTGGTCGAGGCCGCCGATCAGATTCAGCAACGTGGTCTTGCCGGAACCCGACGGACCCATCAGGGCCACGAAATCGCCCTTGGGAATATCGAGCGTAATGCCGTGCAGCACTTCGACCTTCTGCTTGCCGCGGGTGTAGTACTTGACGACGTTCTTGATCTGGATGAGAGCTTCGGTCATGGCTTGGACTCCTGGGTAACCGCGGCGCCATCGGCAAGATCCGCCGGCGGATCGACGATCACGGTCTGGCCAGCCACCAGGCCGGCAGTGATGTTGCGAAAATCGGCAATGACGGCGCCAGCACTGACCTCGCGCAGACTGGCGCGTTGGTTCTCGACCACAAAGACCTGGGCCTTGCCCGCGGTTTCGATGACCGCCGATCTGGGCACCAGTACGCCGGTGAGCTGCGGCTTCTTCGGTTCATCGACACTGGCGCGTGACTCCAGGAAACGTACGCGCACGCCCATCTCGGGAACGATCCGCGGATCCTTCACGCCCAGACTGACACGCACGCGCACCGTGGCCTTGGTGCGATCGGCCGCCGGAATCACGGCAATCACGTCACCGGGAATTTTCCAGTCCGGATAGGCGTTCAGCGTGGCCTCGATCGGCATGCCGTCCTGCACCCGACCGATGAAGGCCTCGTTGACATCGACTTCGACCTCCAGCGAATCCATGTCGACCACAGTGCCGATGCCGGTACGGGTGAAGCCGCCGCCGGCACTGACCGGCGAGATCATCTCGCCTGGCTGCGCGGCCTTGGCGATGATCACGCCGGCAAAGGGCGCGCGCACCACGGTGTCGTCCATCGACA
This genomic interval carries:
- a CDS encoding efflux RND transporter periplasmic adaptor subunit, which encodes MSQTDLLGQLQIDRSARDEAPPRRGGVPWWVLVLVIAVGAGAWWFLGRAPAAVSVKTALVQPANAAPVSSSVLDASGYVVARRQATVSSKVTGKVATVLIEEGMRVEEGQILATLDDTQQSAQLALSQAQLASARSQLTEIEANLRQAQADYQRQQEIYARKLGTAAQLDAARAAAESLSARLASQRRQIKVAEESLALSQVSMDDTVVRAPFAGVIIAKAAQPGEMISPVSAGGGFTRTGIGTVVDMDSLEVEVDVNEAFIGRVQDGMPIEATLNAYPDWKIPGDVIAVIPAADRTKATVRVRVSLGVKDPRIVPEMGVRVRFLESRASVDEPKKPQLTGVLVPRSAVIETAGKAQVFVVENQRASLREVSAGAVIADFRNITAGLVAGQTVIVDPPADLADGAAVTQESKP
- a CDS encoding ABC transporter ATP-binding protein — encoded protein: MTEALIQIKNVVKYYTRGKQKVEVLHGITLDIPKGDFVALMGPSGSGKTTLLNLIGGLDQPTNGEILVDGKRIDRLSSGELSRWRASNVGFVFQFYNLLPVLTAERNVELPLLLTRMGGAERLKRAQVALEIVGLKDRARHKPRELSGGQEQRVAIARALVSDPTLLVCDEPTGDLDRTTADEILTLLQRLNREYGKTIVMVTHDPKAAEYANRTVHLDKGTLVTEAAH
- a CDS encoding ABC transporter permease; translated protein: MKYLNLIFASLFRKKTRTVLTMLSIFSAFLLFGLLTAVSVLFNSSGSGAAGNNRLVTQARTSFTVSLPMSMLPEIEAIPGVKAVSWRQWFGAIYQDPKNQVFGFAVPPARWMAMFPEWVMPEEQKQAFINTRDSIVVGRGLADRFGFKIGDRVPIQSNIFPQKDGSKTWQFQIVGIFDGADESYQRQTNSQIYVNFDYFDEANQFGQGRAGIFNVQVTDASVIESVASAIDARFLNSANETKTQTESEFQLGFARQIGDIGLIVSSILSAVMFTILLLTANTMAQSVRERIPELAVLKTLGFGDSTVLMLVLGEALLLVCLGGFAGMGLAALLGPGLTAGIGFPPLPIGWQVWGKALATMVIMAVLVGLLPALRAQRLSIVDALAGR